In the Scyliorhinus canicula chromosome 23, sScyCan1.1, whole genome shotgun sequence genome, one interval contains:
- the LOC119956450 gene encoding LOW QUALITY PROTEIN: heme oxygenase 1-like (The sequence of the model RefSeq protein was modified relative to this genomic sequence to represent the inferred CDS: deleted 1 base in 1 codon), giving the protein MENGMDSPRGNAGSTDPDSMPADLSEALKLATKESHELAENSEFMRNFQKGQVTRDQFKLLLESLYFIYTALEEEIERNKDHPAFAPLYFPSELHRKEALEQDLEYFHGPGWRSRIECPRATGKYVSQIQEVGRREPELLVAHAYIRYMGDLSGGQVLKKVAQKALQLPSTGEGLAFFTFDRVTNATKFKQLYRSRMNTLEINRETKERVLDEANRAFLLNVEVFAELEQLKGQNQEHGVSMPADLSEALKLATKESHELAENSEFMRNFQKGQVTRGSVQAVTGISVLHLHGAGRGDREEQGSPGLRPSLLPLRAAPERGPGAGSGIFPRARLEEPHRVSEGHREICVPDPGGGAQGTRAPRGPRLHQVHGRPVWGAGTEEGGPESIAAAQHGRGARILHL; this is encoded by the exons CATGCCAGCTGACCTATCGGAAGCCCTGAAGCTGGCCACCAAGGAGTCGCACGAACTGGCCGAGAACTCGGAGTTCATGAGAAACTTCCAGAAGGGTCAGGTCACCCGGGACCAGTTCAAG ctgtTACTGGAATCTCTGTACTTCATCTACACGGCGCTGGAAGAGGAGATCGAGAGG AACAAGGATCACCCGGCCTTCGCCCCTCTCTACTTCCCCTCAGAGCTGCACCGGAAAGAGGCCCTGGAGCAGGATCTGGAATATTTCCACGGGCCCGGCTGGAGGAGCCGCATCGAGTGTCCGAGGGCCACAGGGAAATATGTGTCCCAGATCCAGGAGGTGGGGCGCAGGGAACCCGAGCTCCTCGTGGCCCACGCCTACATCAGGTACATGGGAGACCTGTCTGGGGGGCAGGTACTGAAGAAGGTGGCCCAGAAAGCATTGCAGCTGCCCAGCACGGGCGAGGGGCTCGCATTCTTCACCTTTGACCGGGTCACCAACGCCACTAAGTTCAAGCAGCTGTACCGCTCGCGAATGAACACACTGGAAATCAACAGAGAGACAAAGGAAAGGGTCCTGGATGAGGCAAACCGGGCCTTTCTACTAAACGTGGAG GTCTTTGCAGAGCTGGAGCAGCTGAAAGGTCAGAACCAGGAACACGGTGTCAG CATGCCAGCTGACCTATCAGAAGCCCTGAAGCTGGCCACCAAGGAGTCGCACGAACTGGCCGAAAACTCAGAGTTCATGAGAAACTTCCAGAAGGGTCAGGTCACCAGGGGATCAGTTCAAG ctgtTACTGGAATCTCTGTACTTCATCTACACGGCGCTGGAAGAGGAGATCGAGAGGAACAAGGATCACCCGGCCTTCGCCCCTCTCTACTTCCCCTCAGAGCTGCACCGGAAAGAGGCCCTGGAGCAGGATCTGGAATATTTCCACGGGCCCGGCTGGAGGAGCCGCATCGAGTGTCCGAGGGCCACAGGGAAATATGTGTCCCAGATCCAGGAGGTGGGGCGCAGGGAACCCGAGCTCCTCGTGGCCCACGCCTACATCAGGTACATGGGAGACCTGTCTGGGGGGCAGGTACTGAAGAAGGTGGCCCAGAAAGCATTGCAGCTGCCCAGCACGGGCGAGGGGCTCGCATTCTTCACCTTTGA
- the LOC119956451 gene encoding LOW QUALITY PROTEIN: heme oxygenase 1-like (The sequence of the model RefSeq protein was modified relative to this genomic sequence to represent the inferred CDS: inserted 1 base in 1 codon) encodes MPADLSEALKLATKESHELAENSEFMRNFQKGQVTRDQFKLLLESLYFIYTALEEEIERNKDTPAFAPLYFPSELHRKEALEQDLEYFHGPGWRSRIECPRATGKYVSQIQEVGRREPELLVXHAYIRYMGDLSGGQVLKKVAQKALQLPQPGEGLAFFTFDRVTNATKFKQLYRSRMNTLETTEETKERVLDEANRAFLLNVELFTDLQALSSGLERNGAALSNSTETRKRTVVQGQAMPTGANHHLLKQPRDPLTSSPALRFALLLGLAAISLAIGWYQYLL; translated from the exons ATGCCAGCTGACCTATCAGAAGCCCTGAAGCTGGCCACCAAGGAGTCGCACGAACTGGCCGAAAACTCAGAGTTCATGAGAAACTTCCAGAAGGGTCAGGTCACCCGGGATCAGTTCAAG CTGTTACTGGAATCTCTGTACTTCATCTACACGGCGCTGGAAGAGGAGATCGAGAGGAACAAGGATACACCGGCCTTCGCCCCTCTCTACTTCCCCTCAGAGCTGCACCGGAAAGAGGCCCTGGAGCAGGATCTGGAATATTTCCACGGGCCCGGCTGGAGGAGCCGCATCGAGTGTCCGAGGGCCACAGGGAAATATGTGTCCCAGATCCAGGAGGTGGGGCGCAGGGAACCCGAGCTCCTCG GCCACGCCTACATCAGGTACATGGGAGACCTGTCTGGGGGGCAGGTACTGAAGAAGGTGGCCCAGAAAGCATTGCAGCTGCCACAGCCGGGCGAGGGGCTCGCATTCTTCACCTTTGACCGGGTCACCAACGCCACCAAGTTCAAGCAGCTCTACCGCTCGCGAATGAACACACTGGAAACAACAGAAGAGACAAAGGAAAGGGTCCTGGATGAGGCAAACCGGGCCTTTCTACTAAACGTGGAG CTtttcaccgacctccaggcgctGAGCTCAGGATTGGAGAGGAACGGTGCGGCACTCAGCAACAGCACAGAGACCAGGAAACGCACCGTTGTACAGG GACAAGCAATGCCAACAGGAGCCAATCACCATCTGCTGAAGCAGCCACGTGATCCGCTAACGTCCAGCCCAGCCCTACGATTCGCCCTCCTGCTTGGCTTAGCAGCAATCTCGCTTGCTATTGGTTGGTACCAGTATCTGTTGTGA